aaatgtttaatttatttcattaaaaaaatatataagttttcttATGCTCTGTTGATGGTTCTTAGAGCAAAAAAGTAAAATGCATAGAAAATTGAAACTTAAgagagttatatatatatatatataagacattatttcttattatttttgtattaccaATTTATACGGGTTTCTAATAGGACCTGCGAGCTAACTATTTATCAATgacaataacttattaataggagctaataaaaaaaaatcatatatattttttaatattcatagttGAGACATTACATTTATCGGTTCATTAGTATTCGTATAGAatcaatatattgtaaaatttgacGCAAATTTTACACATTAAGTAATTCTTCAATCTTCTATctgaaaaaaaacacaaatttttttaagtacttatttatttttggaaagcTAAGCCaagaatttgatttatttttctttattacactTTTTCTTACTAATTTTATCACAGAAGTAATTCGACGTTCTCATAATAAATTgtcatttcaaatatagaacatGGACCATCGATAGACaaacaatcattaaatttaagctgttatgtcccttttccTTGCTGAATTATACTGAGTCACTACTAACCAACCTTTTAAACCGGAACCAAGCTGTACAAAGTACTGATGTTTAGCGAtaggattaattataaatgggTGGTAACAACAGACTGAATTCTAGAAGGCCTTACCTGGTAATTTGGCTACACATTTAGatcaagtataatattatacagccTTTATATTTAGATTGAAATTCAAGAAGGTTTTAGTGGTTTTCCATGTGGCTTACTCTGGATGAGACGTGGTATAATGAAAGTGTCATATTGTTTAATGCGTGGACTAAAACATGGTTATAACACTAAGATAACCCAGTAGTTGGATTATGTGGATCTTAATCGAGGATTGCCTGAATTTGTATGGgcttcatttatgtttttaattcatctcttgGTTGAAATTCTGCCGGTGTATTGAAAGGCTAACTCGCCAATTACAACACCGtcaaataagctccaagcctgtTCCTCAAAAGGAAAGCAGGTATTAGCTGGACTGTGGGACACGGGCTGTTGTTCTTTATTACCATACCTATGTAGAAGCTGGCCTACCCACGCAAATTATTCAAGAAAATTgatgttatttacaataatagctACAATTTCCCTATTAAAATTACAGTGGATAATATATCAATACTCATATATTTCTAGaaataaactcataaaaatgacgtttattttaaacgtttcaataaatgttatttattggaaacataaaataaaactactgttATTACTCGTACAGAAGCTTTAGGTACATAAAATacgtgataaattaataatattttgattatgtaataaatatatttataaataagtgagTAATTTGTTAGCgtacatgtatttataaataaatgggtaataaataatatagattataaatataacaatgtgaTAAGCGACGAACGTTcgtgtaaatactttttttttttttgatttaccTACCTTTTCCTTATCATACAGCCAGTTTTAGCGTAAaaccgatattataaaaagaaacttAGAAGTAGgttattgaaacatttaaaaaaataaattactttataaaagtaatgtaatgttttagtATTACTAAATGAATGATTCTTAAATAAGATGTAGGATCAATGTCCACTGTACTTTGTCAACTGTGTGATGTGTCGTTGGTGAACGCGCCAGCAAGTATAAATAGACttcataatatgatttatttaccttattattaataCCGGTAATATGtactaattatatgtaaaataatctggtttctttgataaatataatagcaaataaatttcagtatttttttaattataagtctcttattatttgtgttcagtgcatttttttttatttacgtaatgaCATGATTTTGTCTTCTTAAACgttaaaaattagttttttttctatattgtattattaaatgaaagttATCTTTGAACGTAGTTATCTTAAACTATCTTGTTTAACAATCTTATCAATGGAAAGATTAATCATGGTTTGCAGTTTGCACCTAACCTATAACTACAAACTTTCCGTGAAACTGAACtattgtaattgaaattttcTTAGTATAGTTTTGTGTGGAGATACcatgaagataaaaaaataataatatacttcatccatttcgtaaattaataaataaagaagagaCTCTGAACAATTCAGactttaacaaaattaacatacaTACTAAAAAGCAGTCTtataatatcgtaaataaataaatgaaacatgaAACGGCATATAGAAACCGATATTTTTAGACACTCGATCTCTATAGATATAACTCGTGAATCATGAcaaaaacttcaaaataaatGGATTTTCAATTGACAAATTACTCCAATTTAAAGGTCGTTGTCCTTGACGTTATATGGGGCCATGTCGTAACAGCCAATCAGAGCGCACCGCGCCCACTAACCGACCACTGAAATACGGGCGTATCATATCGATTCATCTATGCGCTGTTGTGATAAGTGATTACAATACAGTCAACAATTCTGTCTAATGCTTGATGCGTTGAATTGTCACCGACCATTATGAATCTAATTTTCTGCTGTAGCAACTAATGTTATGCAAATTAACTTGGACTAAGCCGTggtttatttaaacaacttgtaacatttgcttataaataatactgtGATACAACGGATGTTATTGCTCGAAATATTATCTAACCAACGGTACAGGAAaacgttgtaaaaaatataaatacgtatatgtacatccaaaatattatgtagcttatacaaatatacacattatttcagattatatatttttaacttatttatcactagttaaaatattgatttgaaaaaagGGTTGTTTAACATTGTCGATTTTTAGTTATGGCAGTGTTCAACTGGTTGCAAGCCACAAGTATTTGTTTTTGTCGTGACGGGAATGACTTCCAAAAATTTTCAGCCAATCAAAGAAAGAAGCTGTATgtcaatgaataataataccTTTGTTGGAAAggtaatatgatttttatttaacgtatttaaataaaaatcaataaaattttgatcgTGGTTGAAAATATTCATCTAAACACTAAATTTGTAAGCGATATTggttaaaatacatttgaaatatagATGTCTGTTAACATTATCTGGgtagttttatttgtacaacGCGTAAACTATCAGACCCTAAATACTGGTTTTCTTATTAGGTGCCGAGGttttaagcattattttttttaatgtaaccgTACATATGACCTAATTTCggcatttttaatttcaacccGATCacatttaagacatttttttacgGAACCCGGAGTGCGCAAATCTGACTCACAggaaattatatctattatcaTGTGTAGGTGAGATTTATGTATGCGATTGTGTAAAAGTCTATTGTTATGCTTCtacgaaaattataatattatccttCGCATTCTTAGTAATTTATAACGTAAATAGTTTATTACACCACATAGTTCTAAGCTATATCGCAGCTGTCTTAGTAGACAcccttttttacaatttttggcAAAAATCGATTCTGgctaattatttagaaaaaaccggtaaaaatatctaaaatttaataCGACTTAAACATTAAACTAGAAATAGAATTTCTAAATTTGAACTCCCTAATCTAGTAGCTTAAGTTGTGCGGTGATAATCCTGACTGATTATAGTCTTCTCAGGATGCTAAGCTAGACTGGATAATAATAATCCAAcatgcctgtaaattttccactgctgggctaaggcctcttctgcTTTTGaagagaaagtttggagcatattccaccatgctgctccaatgcgggttggtgaaatacacatgtgacacaatttcgttgaaattagacacatgcaggtttcctcacgtagttttcctacaccgccgagcacgaaatgaattataaacactaattaagcacatgcaattTCAGTGTTcattgcctaggtttgaacccgaaatcatcggttaagatgcttgcggtctaaccactgggtcatctcggcgcTAATAATCCGTTAACCTTCTATACTCGTATGTGTAGATAAATGAAGGATGTGTGtgaatatattattaggtatatctctataaaacataaaactagtACTAGTACTACTAATCTCTTCACATAAAACCAtgtataattaagatatttctCTTTGGAGATATCtccaaagatttatttttaaaaatatacgtgaCCGCTTTCCTTTTCCATAATTGAAAAGTtgcattttgtattatttatgttctaacacacatatatttaaaaaatatatatattaattgcataCGAGGctgtaataaaaccttttttgtgtGGTTCTCTTTATATTCCCGATATAATCCGACACATAGCAAAAGAATGCGGTAGTGCGGATAAGCCACTTGGGACTCGTTAGTGGTTATTTACTTCTAAGAAATATCAATGATGGATGGATACATTATTTCATTGAGATGCACTTCGTAGGAAGCTGTGTTGCATTGCAACctatttagattattatttatatgcgtTTAGATCGTATTATTCAGATAAAATAAGAACTATCAACTTTAGAAcgtcaaaataaatacttcaaaataataattagtaacatagtaaagtttaaaaaaaagtgttgtaAATGCCGTCGTCTCgctcttttataattattaaaattaggtgTAATTTTACAAAGCTGTATGTTATCATTGCTAGTTATGTAGTTGTGCGTATAAacttgcgttttttttttcttggaaAATTACTACCTTTTACAGTAGGTGTtcctttattgataaattatcaGATGTGACTGAACGTTATTAAATCTTTTTGCACAAACCTCTTTTATACGGACGTTATTAATTGTCTACTATCCTTTTTCTAGTCTcttaattagaatttataatctGTAGTATATCTAGCTCTATGATACATTCTTGTGATCATTGTTATGTCTCTGAAGTGATGATCGCATCAAAACCTGTAATAAAAACAGGAAAGATTCTCATTATTGAGTAAAATGTTCAATTATAACGGGAAAAAGTACAAGCTTGTTTATTCTAAGAACTTCgatgaatttatgaaacaaattgGTACATAAAGTAATTGTtgcaaaatttatataagaatgacaataaaaagatttgtttaaatagatatattttgttcgggttttaaaagcatttttattttgtcggaTGTTTCGACCTGGCGTTACCGAGAATGACTCAAGTCAAAAACATCGCGAAGGTTTACAGCTCAAAAGGCTGTTtcgattaaattacaatattgtacttttaaaatagtttatattgtaaatattggttttaaatgtatgtattttcaaataaaaataatgttttcaggCGTCGGCCTCATCACCCGTAAGGCCGCTAACGCTGTAACACCAACAGTGGAGCTGCGTCAAGATGGCGATACCTTCGTCCTGGTTACGTCATCCACCTTCAAGACCACCGAGATGAAGTTCAAGCCCGGCGAAGAGTTCGATGAGGAGCGTGCTGATGGCGCTAAGGTGAACTTTTTACCCTTTATAACgcatagttttaatttttatgtttatttgacCAAAGTACTTCTATGCAAACTTATCTGTCTAAGCCACTTTGATACTGAATACTGGATTCgacattattgttataaaaatctaaagtCGAGTTCTAGTTTAGTACATTACTTTTTAGTGtgtttacttagtggtagggctttgtgcgaactcgtctgggtagataccacccactcatcaaatattctacctgtataataatatatagcagtactcagtattgttgtattcgggtttgaagggtgagtgagccatgtACCTAtgggcacaaggggcataacatcttagttcctaaggttggtggcgcataggtgatgtaaggaatggttaatatttcttacaacgccattgtctatgggcgatggtgacctctgactatcaggtggcccatttgctagtccggcaacgtatatcataaaataaacaaaataaaatacatagcgAGTGTTACCGGCTAGGTACACCACTCAGATTATTTCCCCATTGACTCTGCTTttaaatactaactaagcaGATTATACtagattttaaatgtcattttatcttaaaattgaGATAGGTGTTGTTTCCGCTCTGTCATTTCAGTTGTCTGTCTTTAACTGTCAGCGCTTAAGAAATGCAAGTCATCGCTATCTTTAGCGATTTCAATTATCccatttatattatctttcgGATAAACAGTACTTATACGGCTGCAGAAGTCGAATACATAATATGATTAACATAAGAATGTCTTATctcttatatttgtattattcataGACTACCTGGGTACCGCGGTTTCatctgttttaaatatacataccgATACATAAATTTGCAGACGCTAATGGTTACTGCTACACTCCTTAGGGTCATATCGAGAAAGTTATTTAAActacaatatatttcattagaGTTGTTATTTaaagcaacttttttttttcaaatcggacGGTAGTATCTCTAATTCTCcagctttttaatattaaccagCTGCTCCGCAGTTTTACCCTGGTGGAACGTAAACGTAACGTAACTCGTCGCGTGATTTTATAAGTTTCCCATGATGACGTAATTGACTacctaaagtaataaatttattcacatCGGTCTGTTAGGTCCTGGGATGAGcgcattcaaacaaacaaactcgaCGAATTTAAATAGTAGTATCGATACATAGGTATCAAGCAGCGAGTCGGTTAACAATTTCGTAATAAGTATAAAAGGGTTATAAACGAACGAAGGCTAtattcttaatgtttttttttgtaaaccgGTAGGATCTTCGTGGAATGTTATTACCTGACCGAAGTCCTAATGAAAAAGGAAAAAGTTTAGGAACGCCAAAACTtttataaacgtaattttatttcagttgctacagtattttattttcttgaacATTTACTGTCAATTATACATGATattagttgaaaaaatataatgaaatctaATAATGAACTTCAATTGCCACACACTGAAGAAATACTAACAATTTCAGTTTCACATATAATGCTGTGAGGCATAGGATGCCAGCTCAGTATAGCTCATTCGAAACTAAGTTTTCCAGCTGGTCGAAgctgggcacccatgaatttggggcccttttggtagatatttactaccatgtacaaataatttgcttataggccttaagtatagtttcaaataaacggtgaaGTACTTTTCGTAAATCCGTAAGAATTtcattggttgtacaatcttatggctatagTATATCTCTTTCTATCATGAAGAGCACGGCTATAGCTTTCaacttttaatatcgactagcgtcactaaataattttttgataaatatgttagttatttcttacaaatatgacaatttcgaaaatataaggtatagcagtcaacgtgagcaTAAACGTGTGAATCAAATTGGGCCCTCTAAGGATGGGGCCACGTGCCCCGTGTGCCATTTGGTAAATACGGTAATGAGTACCATCATTCGATGTCTAACGGTTTGCTATTGACGAATGTCACATTGTCAAAATCAGACGATGCGCGTATCTTTAGACATTTCAATTGAATCCGTGACGTAACTATAGTTTCGATTCTGGTAAATTGCCAGAATGTGATAAGAACACTTGCGTTCGAGTATTACTACCGCCTTATCTATACAGCGTCCAAATACGAGGAACTACCGGTACGATTTGAAAAGTAGAATGGTTATGTTACCGATTGTTATTAAGGAAGGTTATGTATAGGGCCGTATAATTTCATGCAAATACGATTAAGAACTTTAACCGTATAAGCAATTCACATATTATTTTTCGAAAAATTACGATGCGCAAACTATTACAAGAAATGAACTATAACGTGAAATAAACAAACTGAAGACGTCTTCTACCGAGAAGGTTTATTTGTTAGTAATGAACTTCTCGTTTTTCCTAATAACTTGACGattgtagtttatttatacaGTAGTACAATCATTAGTACAAGTAtataaaacgggatatttaccatgttttttttttatttttatttagtggagctcgatatttcgacattagctacgaatgtcttgttcacgagactgaaccaaaaataaaaataaccatgttaatttaacatCTTATACAATaaggattataatataaatttaatgcagTGAAACTTAATACCATTATATAGGCCTCCAAAAGTGTGCCCGCATCTAGTCGGATTACATCTTCTTCAGATTATCGTTCCACCTGGCTAAGCTAAGCTAGCCTGACTAAAAAACACTCAAATGCTGTGTCTGTTCCATATTCTTTGCCAACTAACCCTCGTTTGAAGTACAATCACTTTCGTCTAAGACAATGTTAATTGTACAATTACAGGTGAAGTCAGTGTGCACTTTCGAAGGCTCCAGCTTGAAGCACGTGCAAACGGGAAGCGACGGTGTTATAGTCACCCTCATCAGGGAGTTCGGCCCCGAAGAAATGAAGGCCGTAAGTATATCTGCACATATAAGAAAGAATAAAGCGACAATAGATAGTTACAAGTTACTTGtaggtaggcctttgtgcaaggcTTAATGAGGGAGAGAGTCAGTGTGATTATACGCAGAGGGACATCCTAtaggtgcattggcgatgtaaggaatggttaatatctcttaaagcaccaatatctatggacagTGACGGTTCATAGGCCCGTCCGCCagcctataaaataaaaccacagCCTCATGTGCAGCCAAGCCAATAGTTCCGAGTTTAAGTATCAGACCGCAAGTATCATTACAGCCTCAAGGATATTGACATATTATTCCCATGTATAATGtgaaaatttagtttatatttttatggccGCGACTTGGACAATGATATATCGTAGCGATTCGAGCTTGCAGAATTATCAATGTTTTCCACACGCTTCTTATATCTGCGTTGATCCTCATTCACTGCCAAAACTCGTGCGAGAAATTTGTGATCGTAAAAAACTGAAGATGACGAATTCATTCAAAACCTCGTGAGGCGAATGTTTGGACATTGTGGTGGAGACCACACTGCTTCAATGCTGGATGGTGGCCATATGCAAGTTCACTCAAGATGGTTTCCTTTACCACCAGGATGAATTATTATggacacaaattaaaaacatgcaaattcagtggtgcttacccgGGTTGAACTCAGCACCATCGGTTAATCGATTCACGTGATCTAACCACTGTGGCATCACGGCCTAATATTCAattaagacaaaatattatattaggaccatcatatttaattaattgtttgttttcagACTATGACCGCAAAGGACGTCACCTGCACCAGAGTGTacaaagtacaataaaaaaaaatcacttcaaAAGACTGCGGGGCAGCGCCCTCTAGCTATttcctatattattttatatatacccaTTAGCACaactattttcatattataatttaggttTATCGAAACGATTGTGGACTGTAAGCTAACAACGTAAGGATCGCTACGAGCTGCTCGTATGTTGCCAAAGTTAAGATAGAAGTGGGTTCTCTAAAGATACAGCTGTTGTATAAGTTTTTCAGTGcatgtttaaataaagatttttttttaatattacaaattattgttttattttataaccacTAATCATGTtttagtaactttaaatttaatattaggtGTGCATAAAGTtcatttgtttgattttatttgtgtacaAGTTTTGTTACAAGTAGGTACTTTTGAATTGccaatttaaaagatttaattgaatgtaaatCTGTCACTAGTTCGGTTTTGAATTCCTGTACATTAGAACCTTTATTTCTGTTAATTGCAAAGGTTTTCCAAATTATTGCTAAAATACTATCTTTGTATAAACTTTAATGTTGCAATCATTATTGCAAGaaagtgtttataataatatttatatttatttgaaataatattaggtaAAGTTAAGAATTAATCaggtttaacaaataaaaaacaaataacggtTAAGGATATTCTTactctaaaatataatacatatttccgATGTTATCTATTTCATCCGTTGTTATGGTTTAGCGCTGGAGATGCTCGTCTACCTGACGCGGAAGTCtacatcaatattataaatgcgaaagtaacctcttcacgcttaaaccgctgaactgatttgaacgaaatttggtatgtaaatattttgagtcCCGAGGAGAGGGTATAGGCTATTTAATTTACCTCCCAAGGGGGTAAATTAAATAGCGACTGTCTGTGTGCTGGAGGTAAAGCTTTACAAATTTCGCGTGAGTAAAGTCGCCGGTTCAGCTAGTCTATCGTATTAGTAAagagtagtaaaattgtctatgtctcgATCTCATTGTCGTtgatatacctacttataataTCATGTCGAAGGGCTCAGAAGTAATAATCAGTATAGTGAACCTAAACAGTAATCCAACAATTACTAAGACTGACTAAGAATTCAATAGtgatatactataataatttattaataataaatacttatccAATGAATGAATCCGAACAAAATCGAaatctactttattcaagtaggtttttataagcaatgaatcgtcatttttacaGAACTGTACCTAACATAcgtaccaccagttcggaatgtattttactaagaagaaccggcaagaaatcagtggttactcttttccaatacatatttgaaatacaaaattatgtcaGTTGCGtaatataatgttgtatatCCTGCCTGAATTTGAGTTTATGAATCGACAAAGTTAAACATATTTACGGAGTTTTATTATAGAGTATTCAATTTTGGATTGAAGGATTAATTGATATCTCGTGTTCGTACAATGGTTATTACTGATTCTATGATGAGAGATCAACGTTACAGAGAATATACGTAACATTTTTGTAGATATATTGACGCATCTGTAAGTATTTCTACTTTGTTAAAATcatctctagctccaagattataaatggACCGTACAACTCTATTTTGCAATCTCTAATATCCTCTCCTGGCGTCCTATTTATAAGGAAACacgaaacaaaagaaataagaaaaggcagtactatataaaaaaggagTGTAGTAAATGAAATTAGTTGATAtcgatttgaaataattactgCTAAAATGACTAGACGGTAGGGCTATGTAcaaggccgtctgggtaggtagcattCATTgatgtaaattctaccgccaaacagtaatacttactatttttatagAGTTGGAAGGGAACTATTGTTACAACACGGCAAGGGACAACAACTTCCCAAGGTTGACGGCGAATTGGGGAATTAAAAAGGGTGAATTTTTTTAAGCGCAATGTCAATGTGCTTACTCCACTTACAACTTAGCCGTTgccctaatttaataaaaaaaaattcaaattataagaaatagaattcattatttaagtcGAAATTTGATCTAATGAGTAGTTTAAGGGCTGGATATCTGATATTCTGGATTCAACCCGGATTGTCTCGATGAAAAGTTATTGGATCAAATAATTTTCAGTAGTGCACCGAGTTTGATAGTTGAGACTTACGTCGTACAATGGAAAGCCCGTAAAAGTTGTTTCCGTGCTTGAACTCTTTCGGGTCATACCGGACTTGCCGTCCCAACAGATTAAAAGATGGAGGGAAAAGAACTTGCATTTATGTTAGTTTTTTGCGAAGTTGGCCCGTCTCAATTCAGTAGGGCTGTTATGACTGCCAATCGTTTAGCAGAACAGTCATCatcgtcaaatttatttttaaaaagggaagttgaaataaaatatatgttgtttatagtaatttgtttcatttgtttatttaatagttagatTTTTAccctaaatacaaatataattaaataacaaattcagaTTTTCCGAAGTTAAACAACACTTACGGTTACTAGTTAAATAATTCCATTAATTCTTAAAGCTGTTCGAGTGGCATAACattttcttctatttttataaaagaaacaatttccGTCGTGTCTTGAGTCTTTAGCGAATGAGCTGATTGATCATAAATCGGAGTGTTGCAGTTGGAAGACGACGGTGATGGTGTGTTGGACCCCATTAACGATAGTCGAGCTGCGGATAAAGTATTCTGTATGTTGCTTTGGGTCTCTATTGCTATCGGCAAAGGCAGATTCCTTAATTGTGCTGCAACGCTTAGAGCGAAGAAATAAAATTCGTCTTGCGTATGTGATGCCAGTTGTTGTTGTGTTGTATTTAAACctttagatatattttctaaGCGCTGTAGAGTAGAAGAAATGTAATCGTTCTCTCGTTTTGTTTTCTGACGAAGACTTTCTTTTGTAGAAATGGGAGTGTGTTTTAAACTTTTATGTGTTGATCGTGAATGCAAAGGCTTCCTTTGTAATGTTTCTTCGCTTGTACTTTGTGTTTGTACGTTTAAGCCATTGTATGTTGATGCTGAATTGTTAAGTCTTGATCGTGGATCTAACGGCTGTTGTGTCAATGTTTTTTCCTTCGTTACGTTGACCGACTGTTCAAATTTGCTATCACCTGATGATACTTGTAGTacctgtaaataaattattgtcgtattaaattaaatattgcgtTTGGATGCGATTGGAAATTAATTGAAAAGGAATTTCGAACGAAAATA
This is a stretch of genomic DNA from Vanessa atalanta chromosome 20, ilVanAtal1.2, whole genome shotgun sequence. It encodes these proteins:
- the LOC125071938 gene encoding uncharacterized protein LOC125071938 produces the protein MARWGDEKTLNFIHQYRNHECLWNVRSPYYKNKISRENAYRSLLESLNDDNLSLKSVKTKIKNLRSIYHTELKKVKYSERFEGDGLVYKPSLSWFDEIHSFLRDSAEYRETISNEKVLQVSSGDSKFEQSVNVTKEKTLTQQPLDPRSRLNNSASTYNGLNVQTQSTSEETLQRKPLHSRSTHKSLKHTPISTKESLRQKTKRENDYISSTLQRLENISKGLNTTQQQLASHTQDEFYFFALSVAAQLRNLPLPIAIETQSNIQNTLSAARLSLMGSNTPSPSSSNCNTPIYDQSAHSLKTQDTTEIVSFIKIEENVMPLEQL
- the LOC125071941 gene encoding sodium/calcium exchanger regulatory protein 1-like encodes the protein MEFVGKKYKMVSSENFDEFMKAIGVGLITRKAANAVTPTVELRQDGDTFVLVTSSTFKTTEMKFKPGEEFDEERADGAKVKSVCTFEGSSLKHVQTGSDGVIVTLIREFGPEEMKATMTAKDVTCTRVYKVQ